A genomic stretch from Candidatus Nitrososphaera gargensis Ga9.2 includes:
- the guaA gene encoding glutamine-hydrolyzing GMP synthase, with the protein MDKIVVLDFGSQYSHLICRRIREANVYCELLPYNTPAKVIKEIDPKGIIFSGGPASVYAKDAPKPDKQIFQMGKPILGICYGHQVLVDNFGGKVKRANSREYGRAGLVIDDKADLFKNLGQSSINCWMSHGDAAEKLPEGFKVLAHTENSHSAAIGNKEKKFYGIQFHPEVVHTERGVQILRNFAQEISGAKPEWDMESFIESTIKDIRNQVGKEKVLAAVSGGIDSTTVAALMHKAIGDQLRCVFINHGLLRQDEEKDVVKLFKDQMDIDLIYINAEKQFLGKLKGVTDPEKKRKIIGEEFANVFVDVVKKNGPFQWLAQGTLYPDVIESGVSKGPAAVIKTHHNVGGLPKWLDLKVIEPLRYLYKDEVRKVARLLGVPDDLLKRHPFPGPGLAVRIIGEITPEKTRICKHASKIVEDELKAAGWYDKVWQAYAAVGDDRAVGVLGDERVYGHIIMIRVVESVDAMTADWSRLPYELIERMSSRITNEVEGATWVTYAVSSKPPATIEPQ; encoded by the coding sequence ATGGACAAGATAGTGGTTCTGGATTTTGGATCGCAGTACAGCCACCTTATCTGCCGGCGAATCCGCGAAGCCAACGTGTATTGTGAATTATTGCCATACAACACACCTGCAAAGGTAATCAAGGAGATAGACCCAAAAGGGATCATTTTCTCTGGTGGGCCGGCAAGCGTCTATGCAAAGGACGCGCCCAAGCCTGACAAGCAGATATTCCAGATGGGCAAGCCAATCCTTGGCATTTGCTATGGGCACCAAGTGCTTGTTGACAATTTTGGAGGCAAGGTAAAGCGAGCGAATAGCCGCGAGTATGGCAGGGCAGGGCTTGTCATTGATGACAAGGCAGACCTGTTCAAGAACTTGGGCCAGAGTAGCATCAATTGCTGGATGAGCCACGGTGATGCGGCAGAAAAGCTGCCAGAAGGGTTCAAGGTGCTTGCTCATACAGAGAACTCGCACTCAGCAGCAATTGGCAACAAGGAGAAAAAGTTCTATGGAATCCAGTTCCACCCTGAGGTAGTGCACACCGAGCGGGGCGTTCAGATATTGAGGAACTTTGCTCAGGAGATAAGCGGTGCGAAACCAGAGTGGGACATGGAGAGCTTTATCGAGTCAACAATCAAAGACATTCGCAACCAGGTAGGCAAGGAGAAGGTGCTGGCAGCGGTAAGCGGTGGCATTGACTCGACTACAGTGGCAGCACTCATGCACAAGGCGATAGGCGACCAACTGCGCTGTGTGTTTATCAACCACGGATTGCTGCGGCAGGACGAGGAAAAGGATGTAGTGAAGCTGTTCAAAGACCAGATGGATATCGATCTCATTTACATCAATGCAGAAAAGCAGTTCCTTGGCAAACTGAAAGGTGTGACAGACCCAGAGAAAAAGCGCAAGATAATTGGTGAAGAGTTTGCCAACGTGTTTGTTGATGTTGTAAAAAAGAATGGGCCGTTTCAGTGGCTTGCACAGGGCACGCTGTATCCGGACGTGATTGAAAGTGGGGTTTCAAAGGGGCCTGCTGCTGTGATAAAGACACACCACAACGTAGGAGGGCTGCCAAAGTGGCTTGACCTCAAGGTGATAGAGCCATTGAGATATTTGTACAAGGACGAAGTGAGGAAAGTCGCCAGGCTGCTTGGGGTTCCAGATGACTTGCTAAAGAGGCACCCATTCCCTGGGCCAGGGTTGGCTGTCAGGATAATAGGCGAGATCACTCCTGAAAAAACTAGGATTTGCAAGCATGCAAGCAAGATAGTGGAAGACGAGCTAAAGGCTGCAGGATGGTATGATAAGGTGTGGCAGGCATATGCAGCTGTGGGCGACGACAGGGCTGTCGGAGTATTAGGCGACGAACGGGTATATGGGCACATTATAATGATAAGGGTTGTAGAGTCGGTAGACGCAATGACTGCAGACTGGTCGCGCCTGCCCTATGAGTTGATTGAGCGAATGAGCAGCAGGATAACAAATGAAGTTGAGGGTGCAACATGGGTCACTTATGCTGTGTCAAGCAAGCCGCCGGCAACGATAGAGCCGCAGTAG
- a CDS encoding Cdc6/Cdc18 family protein produces MDEVDQIRQPQVLYTLARYGFGLLMISNHSFINWDLDGRIKSSLILNEVEFKPYSKEELYDIINQRVSFALRPRRIEPHLIRAVSVMAEGDARVGLLMLKASAKNAEARSADNITLDDVKTSLKGARRLRVSYLLKLNEHQRVLYDIMKKRIRITSADLYKEYRRSTPKPLVDRAYRRHMQRMIQLGLVKEEGSGRWKRYEAVS; encoded by the coding sequence TTGGATGAAGTAGACCAGATAAGACAGCCCCAGGTACTATACACTCTGGCGAGATACGGCTTCGGCCTGCTCATGATATCTAACCACAGCTTCATCAACTGGGATCTGGACGGCAGAATAAAGTCAAGTTTGATTCTGAACGAAGTGGAGTTTAAGCCCTATTCCAAAGAGGAGTTGTATGACATCATCAATCAGCGCGTATCGTTTGCGCTCAGGCCAAGGAGGATTGAGCCTCATTTGATCAGGGCAGTCTCTGTCATGGCCGAAGGCGACGCCAGAGTGGGGTTGTTGATGCTGAAGGCGTCTGCAAAAAACGCCGAGGCACGAAGTGCAGACAACATAACGCTGGACGATGTGAAAACGTCGTTGAAGGGAGCAAGGAGACTTCGCGTGTCGTATCTATTGAAGTTGAACGAGCATCAGCGAGTGCTATACGACATCATGAAAAAGAGAATCCGGATCACGTCTGCCGATCTATACAAAGAATATCGCAGGTCTACTCCAAAGCCTCTGGTTGACCGAGCGTATCGCCGCCACATGCAGCGCATGATACAACTCGGGCTTGTAAAGGAGGAAGGTTCCGGGCGCTGGAAACGCTACGAGGCAGTTTCATAG
- a CDS encoding AAA-associated domain-containing protein, whose translation MTKAQTAQEYRVQKVTAKVIMEVVEGCSHSGLSVKDAAEYVGVSVEYARRAVDIATQFGMPVESSGTYSLAPDVENVAKADEEQKRIIFRKYLQRYEPIIIFISLLSKGNNPEVAARKVGVIYAINNGKDNIENMFLEWGRYAGIIEESE comes from the coding sequence GTGACCAAAGCGCAGACTGCACAGGAATACAGGGTACAGAAAGTCACTGCAAAGGTGATTATGGAGGTCGTCGAAGGATGCTCACATTCTGGTCTGAGCGTGAAGGACGCTGCGGAGTATGTAGGCGTTTCAGTCGAATATGCGCGTCGAGCCGTGGACATCGCGACCCAATTTGGCATGCCGGTAGAGTCAAGCGGCACATATTCGCTGGCACCAGACGTAGAGAATGTGGCAAAGGCTGACGAGGAACAAAAACGCATCATCTTCAGAAAGTATCTCCAGCGTTATGAGCCAATCATAATTTTCATCTCGCTTCTCTCAAAGGGCAATAATCCTGAGGTCGCTGCGAGAAAGGTTGGCGTGATATATGCGATTAACAACGGTAAGGACAACATAGAGAACATGTTCTTGGAATGGGGAAGGTATGCTGGTATAATCGAGGAATCAGAATGA
- a CDS encoding carboxypeptidase M32, producing the protein MKSNNPVINQILDAYKPVWSINHATSLMGWDFETYMPRKGTEERGVADSQLHLLHKQLLLSKDFVDLVELAKKQQDGLNDVEKGIVRVLDRDITRQLKIPKELTEAESLERIRGNMVWRQAREKSDFKMYEPYLKKMIEIKKQVADKIGYEKHPYDVLLDTFEEELTVDDLDKVFGVLTPQIQKILKKLVDSGSPFCKESNLGKSKYDVQKVDELNRELLNLLQYDMERFRMDVSTHPFTEAMGLNDVRITTRYEGTDFKRSISSTIHEAGHALYHLQCDQSFSVTPVEGGSSLGLHESQSRFWENIVGRSRPFVQLIAPLIRKQVSFANQATDGDLYLYFNNVKPDYIRVDADEVTYNLHIAIRYEIEKKIFGDELNISEIPGFWNDRMEQLLGVRPTEDSQGVLQDTHWSSGLFGYFPTYTLGNLVSAIIAAKLRKDLKNYEENIRKGDFEPIKEWLRLKIHQHGSVYAPKMLLKNTFNEEYNPDYFVTYLETKYLGS; encoded by the coding sequence ATGAAATCCAATAACCCTGTCATAAACCAGATTCTCGATGCTTACAAACCTGTATGGTCCATAAATCACGCCACTTCTCTAATGGGCTGGGACTTTGAGACCTATATGCCCAGGAAAGGCACTGAAGAAAGAGGAGTGGCCGATTCTCAACTTCACCTGCTGCATAAGCAGCTTTTGCTAAGCAAAGATTTTGTTGATCTTGTCGAATTAGCAAAGAAACAGCAGGATGGCCTTAACGATGTAGAGAAGGGAATCGTACGAGTGCTTGACAGGGACATAACCAGGCAGTTAAAGATACCAAAAGAGTTGACCGAAGCAGAGTCTTTGGAAAGAATAAGGGGCAACATGGTCTGGAGGCAGGCGAGAGAAAAATCTGATTTCAAGATGTATGAGCCCTATCTCAAAAAGATGATAGAAATAAAGAAGCAAGTCGCTGACAAGATAGGCTATGAAAAGCATCCATATGACGTGCTTTTGGATACATTTGAAGAAGAGCTTACAGTAGATGATTTGGACAAGGTATTCGGAGTGCTGACTCCGCAAATTCAGAAAATATTGAAAAAGCTCGTAGATTCAGGCAGCCCGTTTTGCAAGGAGAGCAACCTTGGAAAATCAAAATATGACGTTCAAAAAGTTGATGAGCTCAATCGTGAACTTTTGAATCTCCTGCAATATGATATGGAACGTTTCAGAATGGATGTATCCACCCATCCTTTTACTGAAGCTATGGGTCTCAATGACGTCAGAATAACTACTCGATATGAGGGAACTGATTTCAAAAGGTCGATATCTAGTACTATCCATGAAGCCGGTCATGCCTTGTACCATCTGCAGTGCGATCAGTCATTCTCTGTCACTCCTGTTGAAGGTGGATCTTCGCTAGGACTTCATGAATCTCAGTCAAGGTTTTGGGAGAACATTGTAGGCAGAAGCCGGCCTTTTGTTCAATTGATAGCTCCCTTGATTAGAAAGCAAGTAAGTTTTGCAAACCAAGCTACAGATGGGGACCTGTACCTGTATTTCAATAATGTCAAGCCTGATTACATACGAGTCGACGCCGACGAAGTTACTTACAATCTCCATATAGCAATAAGGTACGAGATAGAGAAGAAAATATTTGGAGATGAGCTAAACATCTCTGAAATTCCTGGATTCTGGAACGATAGAATGGAGCAGCTGCTTGGAGTGAGACCAACCGAGGACTCGCAGGGCGTACTTCAAGATACTCATTGGAGCAGTGGCCTCTTTGGCTATTTCCCTACTTACACTTTAGGGAATTTGGTTTCTGCGATCATTGCTGCAAAGCTGCGCAAAGACCTGAAGAATTACGAGGAAAACATCAGGAAGGGAGATTTTGAGCCCATCAAAGAATGGTTAAGACTAAAAATACATCAACACGGATCTGTTTATGCACCAAAAATGCTTCTTAAGAATACCTTCAATGAAGAATATAATCCAGATTACTTCGTGACCTATTTAGAGACCAAATACCTTGGGTCTTAA
- a CDS encoding Lrp/AsnC family transcriptional regulator: protein MTLAFVFVDCAQHQHSASIGRALREVQGVLEVYSTTGVYDLIVKVSADDETKLQAIIASIKSVSGVMSAITNIVYSAHEASA, encoded by the coding sequence ATGACGCTTGCCTTCGTATTTGTTGATTGTGCGCAACACCAGCACTCTGCATCCATCGGGAGAGCATTAAGAGAGGTGCAGGGCGTTCTTGAAGTCTATTCTACGACTGGCGTCTATGACTTGATAGTGAAGGTGTCAGCAGATGACGAAACAAAATTGCAAGCCATAATTGCGAGCATAAAGAGTGTCAGCGGGGTAATGTCTGCTATTACGAACATAGTATACAGCGCCCATGAAGCTTCTGCCTAA
- a CDS encoding formate/nitrite transporter family protein, with product MPDTLKTLSNLGVAKCKVNPAQGILMGWQAMSYLAFAALFAFVIMAAVAPDLSPGLGRFLMFVVFPGTSLVAVIILGANLVTGDYMTSGISLMTGQAKWREVFYQWSITHAGHWISGVVIGWMIIVGALMLAGPGYGEAFTNFLVNVGNLKVNVLTWDQLFWRAIFANWMVTMAVWGAFRTQEVIAKILLISFPLGTFFATGFEHSIVNHWVLSAAIWQGADYTWGQAMWNNLVPVTLGNIIGATFFMGMVYWYTGGMQKWLAADKWRQPHGTYRDLARAFKDAITLMIAFTAIMPAAIGAILLFGLEPAMGIQPGTNNPNWIEPIIVIGWFVGISLIVKWFLWPRRPWYKIPAT from the coding sequence TTGCCAGACACGCTAAAGACACTGAGCAACCTGGGCGTTGCAAAATGCAAGGTGAATCCTGCCCAAGGCATTCTAATGGGCTGGCAGGCCATGAGCTATCTTGCGTTTGCTGCATTGTTTGCCTTTGTGATCATGGCTGCTGTTGCGCCGGATCTGTCGCCTGGACTGGGCAGATTCCTCATGTTCGTTGTCTTTCCCGGAACGTCGCTGGTAGCTGTAATCATCCTGGGAGCCAATCTTGTGACTGGAGACTACATGACCTCGGGCATATCTCTGATGACAGGTCAGGCCAAATGGAGAGAAGTATTTTACCAGTGGAGCATCACGCATGCCGGTCACTGGATATCCGGAGTGGTCATTGGGTGGATGATAATTGTAGGGGCTCTCATGTTGGCAGGCCCGGGTTATGGCGAGGCTTTTACAAACTTCCTTGTAAACGTAGGAAATCTAAAGGTCAACGTTTTGACGTGGGACCAGCTGTTCTGGAGGGCGATATTTGCCAACTGGATGGTGACTATGGCTGTATGGGGAGCATTCAGGACGCAGGAGGTTATCGCAAAGATTCTGTTGATATCGTTCCCATTGGGCACGTTCTTTGCCACAGGGTTTGAACACAGCATCGTAAACCACTGGGTACTGTCTGCTGCAATATGGCAAGGCGCGGACTATACATGGGGTCAGGCCATGTGGAACAACCTAGTCCCAGTTACCCTTGGCAACATCATTGGTGCGACATTCTTTATGGGCATGGTTTACTGGTACACAGGGGGCATGCAAAAGTGGCTTGCAGCAGATAAGTGGAGGCAACCCCATGGCACCTACCGCGATTTGGCAAGGGCATTCAAAGATGCGATAACACTGATGATAGCGTTTACGGCTATCATGCCTGCTGCCATAGGTGCGATCCTGCTCTTTGGTCTTGAGCCGGCCATGGGGATACAACCTGGGACCAACAATCCAAACTGGATAGAGCCAATAATAGTCATAGGCTGGTTCGTTGGAATTTCGCTGATAGTGAAATGGTTCCTCTGGCCAAGGAGGCCGTGGTACAAGATCCCTGCGACCTAG
- a CDS encoding lamin tail domain-containing protein, translating into MSFTSVVNANDQANSSPIIINEVEIDAPSNADDPLAWVELLNTGGTPVPLSRLNLTIITGDKEGDNVTHVSLKPDNGDPTMPAHSHHVVPVRTNLDHYLVGLQLFEDGVLLDEVQGLNDALADDRTWQRYPDGEDTGSFEDWVFAESTKGEDNGNLGKAIAECYLNPLCMSLDTPAHKSHVLNVDETAFTVDTFSTSSVTGMDLDQEEKKLVVRLSKSSEESDLSFIHISFPKTLLSGDFIVNIDQGESQQPFFAVENNTHSRLIIEFGPGDRTVEIVGTNVAPEFGGASILLAIASTTLALIIVARRYLAVK; encoded by the coding sequence TTGTCTTTTACATCTGTTGTAAATGCAAATGATCAAGCAAACTCATCTCCCATTATCATTAATGAGGTAGAGATCGACGCTCCCTCTAATGCTGATGACCCATTAGCTTGGGTTGAGCTTTTGAATACAGGCGGTACCCCAGTTCCCCTCTCTAGACTAAATCTAACGATCATTACTGGGGATAAAGAAGGCGACAATGTGACCCACGTGTCGCTCAAGCCTGACAATGGCGATCCCACCATGCCTGCCCATAGCCATCATGTTGTCCCTGTGCGAACCAATCTGGATCACTATTTGGTCGGACTGCAGCTTTTTGAAGATGGAGTGTTGCTAGACGAAGTACAAGGGCTAAACGATGCCCTTGCTGACGATCGAACGTGGCAAAGGTATCCTGACGGCGAGGATACCGGGTCCTTTGAGGACTGGGTTTTTGCAGAATCTACCAAGGGAGAGGATAATGGGAATCTGGGAAAGGCAATTGCTGAATGCTATTTGAATCCATTGTGCATGAGCCTTGACACGCCGGCGCATAAGTCACATGTACTGAACGTAGACGAAACTGCCTTTACTGTCGACACCTTTTCTACATCCTCAGTTACCGGGATGGATCTGGATCAAGAGGAAAAGAAACTTGTAGTGAGATTGTCAAAATCAAGTGAAGAATCAGACCTCTCATTTATTCATATTAGCTTTCCAAAAACACTCCTAAGTGGCGATTTTATAGTCAATATTGACCAGGGGGAATCGCAACAGCCATTTTTTGCCGTGGAAAATAACACGCATTCTAGGTTGATAATAGAATTTGGGCCAGGAGATAGGACCGTGGAAATTGTTGGCACCAATGTAGCCCCAGAGTTTGGCGGTGCCTCCATATTGCTGGCCATCGCTTCAACAACGTTAGCTTTGATCATAGTAGCAAGGCGATACCTTGCAGTAAAATAG
- a CDS encoding cyanase, which translates to MTTTELVPPQSEREAILAAVRSKMREKGLNYTKLAETIGKDPMFVAAALHGQQKLNHADIDKVTSLLGLDGAARKELAVYPNRRNFPATIDPFNYRLLEIIGVYGDAMREMFNELFSDKTGRGGDGIMSAIDFSIKMEKITGSHGEPRCRITLDGKYLEYKEF; encoded by the coding sequence ATGACTACGACAGAATTGGTTCCACCACAAAGTGAAAGAGAGGCTATATTGGCAGCCGTCAGATCGAAGATGAGGGAGAAGGGTCTCAACTACACAAAGCTTGCAGAGACAATTGGAAAAGACCCGATGTTCGTTGCCGCCGCATTGCACGGACAGCAGAAACTTAACCACGCAGACATTGACAAGGTAACTAGCCTGCTAGGACTTGACGGAGCTGCAAGGAAAGAACTTGCTGTCTACCCTAATAGAAGAAATTTTCCGGCCACAATCGACCCGTTCAACTACAGGCTCTTGGAAATAATTGGTGTATATGGCGATGCAATGAGGGAAATGTTCAACGAGCTTTTCTCAGACAAGACAGGAAGAGGCGGTGACGGAATTATGAGCGCCATCGACTTTTCAATAAAGATGGAAAAAATTACCGGGAGCCACGGAGAGCCGCGCTGCAGGATAACGCTTGATGGCAAATATCTAGAGTACAAAGAATTCTAG
- a CDS encoding SHOCT domain-containing protein translates to MGEAIGQSAQDHEVLWEGIVKIDPSISAHMPEAIEAGGSLKLFTITDTSFPYGDNAQLDNHDLLADFPNEISVYVVGGKMLEYMKCSVIKQYQFSKVQKSSYFKRKKQDTNDNYSAKKIVAKKGFLLSPVDAPASQHPVGCLASVKVSNEYGESLIFEKTGLVIFASGSKTSEITFTNQKRSVTVVFVASNEKPFLAYMRSKPLLVKLLCDSNGIKTEKILQEEGQDMPSRQKVEDPLKILKVRLAKGEISAEEYNKLRKLIADDEEKVGQGSNWI, encoded by the coding sequence ATGGGAGAAGCTATTGGGCAATCTGCTCAGGACCACGAAGTTCTGTGGGAGGGCATTGTAAAGATAGACCCCAGCATTTCTGCACATATGCCCGAAGCCATAGAAGCAGGAGGTAGCCTGAAACTTTTCACTATAACAGACACTTCTTTTCCCTACGGCGACAACGCCCAGCTTGACAATCATGATCTGCTTGCTGACTTTCCAAATGAGATCTCTGTCTACGTAGTGGGGGGAAAAATGCTGGAATACATGAAATGCTCGGTGATCAAGCAATATCAGTTTTCCAAAGTGCAAAAAAGTTCCTATTTCAAAAGGAAAAAACAAGACACCAACGACAATTATTCTGCCAAGAAAATTGTTGCAAAAAAAGGCTTCCTACTGTCTCCAGTAGATGCCCCTGCTAGTCAGCATCCTGTCGGCTGCCTAGCTTCTGTCAAGGTAAGTAACGAATACGGTGAATCTCTTATTTTTGAAAAAACTGGCTTGGTCATCTTTGCATCCGGCTCAAAGACTTCTGAAATAACGTTCACGAACCAAAAAAGGTCTGTTACAGTGGTGTTTGTGGCTTCAAATGAAAAACCCTTCCTTGCATACATGCGGTCAAAACCGCTGCTGGTCAAGCTGCTGTGCGACAGCAATGGGATAAAAACAGAAAAGATTTTGCAGGAAGAAGGCCAAGACATGCCAAGCCGGCAGAAGGTTGAAGATCCGTTGAAAATCCTCAAGGTAAGACTAGCGAAAGGCGAAATATCGGCTGAAGAGTACAACAAACTGAGAAAGTTGATTGCAGACGATGAAGAAAAGGTAGGCCAAGGTTCAAACTGGATTTAG
- a CDS encoding ParB/RepB/Spo0J family partition protein, producing the protein MLELRGIRPAAIQVRTCNSSFDRQAIKELADSIRQHGLIQPITVRPVDSGFEIVAGHRRYQACKLLRWRVIPARIRALSDKDAFEIQLIENMHRMTMDPIEEAEAFKAYILDYGWGGVSQLGRVISKSEQYISSRIQLLRLPKEIMEQVAQKKLKPSHALELVNIGEDKQKLIAEEIMNGGLSVHAVREIRRQIKNGAKVEQIFGFDGTMDDGIAAKETKDGSKSAEIKLLKRALLVLRMSLARLDMIIEEANGKLRSEERAEVVSELMQFRLKLHSMIDDDLKKISLLKKA; encoded by the coding sequence ATGCTCGAGTTGCGCGGCATTAGACCGGCAGCAATTCAGGTGCGCACATGCAATTCTTCGTTTGATAGACAGGCGATCAAGGAACTGGCAGATAGCATACGCCAGCATGGTCTGATCCAACCTATAACGGTCAGACCAGTGGATTCTGGATTTGAAATAGTGGCAGGTCACAGGCGATACCAAGCTTGCAAGCTGTTAAGGTGGAGAGTAATACCTGCTAGGATTCGTGCCTTATCAGACAAAGATGCATTTGAAATTCAATTGATTGAAAACATGCACCGGATGACCATGGATCCTATCGAAGAGGCTGAAGCATTCAAGGCGTATATTCTTGATTATGGCTGGGGAGGAGTGTCCCAATTGGGTCGTGTCATATCGAAAAGCGAGCAGTATATTTCCAGCAGGATTCAGCTTCTTAGGTTGCCAAAAGAGATTATGGAACAAGTAGCGCAGAAAAAACTAAAGCCCTCACACGCTCTGGAATTGGTCAACATCGGAGAGGATAAGCAGAAGTTGATTGCTGAAGAAATCATGAACGGCGGCCTTTCTGTTCATGCAGTAAGGGAAATAAGGCGACAGATAAAGAATGGTGCAAAGGTAGAACAGATTTTTGGTTTTGATGGAACCATGGATGACGGAATTGCTGCCAAGGAAACAAAAGACGGCTCCAAATCGGCAGAAATTAAACTGTTGAAAAGGGCACTGTTGGTTCTCCGTATGTCTCTTGCAAGGCTTGACATGATAATAGAGGAGGCCAACGGCAAGTTGCGCTCTGAAGAAAGGGCCGAAGTTGTAAGCGAGTTAATGCAGTTTAGGCTAAAGCTTCACTCGATGATCGATGACGACCTGAAGAAGATATCTCTTCTAAAGAAAGCGTGA
- a CDS encoding histidine kinase: MYKVTSMSSEAEEINEVILSCLIENARMSSQEIHKRLKSRGINRTPRAVLERISKLEKEGRIAGYTLKPQPKNFEGFVIRLILISFKTSSVFNERVAMFTSYLQNAPFAAFAGRTRGEYDWINIKIFPNTKIANQESDMYRTVFGDIIEKYTAFDVTVVKAPRFIQATNYSIDNFYEFCQKWMK; the protein is encoded by the coding sequence TTGTACAAAGTGACATCGATGTCCAGCGAGGCCGAGGAAATAAATGAAGTTATCCTCTCTTGTCTTATTGAAAATGCGAGAATGTCTTCGCAAGAGATCCATAAGAGGCTGAAGTCTCGTGGCATCAACAGGACGCCACGGGCTGTACTGGAACGCATCAGCAAGCTTGAAAAAGAGGGGAGAATAGCTGGCTACACGCTTAAACCCCAGCCAAAGAACTTTGAAGGCTTTGTCATCAGGTTGATTTTAATCTCATTCAAAACGTCTTCAGTTTTCAACGAAAGGGTAGCCATGTTTACAAGCTACCTTCAAAATGCACCCTTTGCTGCCTTTGCAGGTAGAACAAGGGGAGAATACGATTGGATAAACATCAAGATATTTCCAAATACAAAAATAGCAAACCAAGAGAGCGATATGTACAGGACAGTCTTTGGAGACATTATTGAGAAGTATACAGCATTTGATGTCACCGTGGTAAAGGCACCCAGGTTCATTCAGGCGACAAACTACTCAATTGACAACTTTTACGAGTTCTGCCAAAAGTGGATGAAATAA
- a CDS encoding nucleotidyltransferase domain-containing protein, whose translation MQLHTYLEPLLGSKVSIRLIRALVKYPDKIFTVRKLAEVAGVSPSEAALAVQELEKFGILTIQPVGRSYLISLNDKSYILNRILRPTVKAEEDTLHELVSILKRHLMTDKSIMSAVLFGSVAIGRERKDSDVDLLVISNDFEAASSIVSKAGDEISLVFNSRLSPIIMNGTELTSKKNDRLINSILNSYVVVAGRDLKEMIIENK comes from the coding sequence ATGCAACTTCACACCTATCTCGAGCCATTGCTTGGTAGCAAGGTTTCAATACGCCTGATTCGAGCTCTTGTCAAATACCCCGACAAGATCTTTACGGTACGCAAGCTTGCCGAGGTAGCCGGCGTTTCACCAAGCGAAGCCGCTCTGGCAGTCCAAGAGCTAGAGAAGTTTGGCATACTGACAATTCAGCCAGTTGGCAGATCATACCTCATATCGCTAAATGACAAGAGCTACATCCTGAACAGGATCCTAAGGCCAACGGTGAAGGCCGAAGAGGATACGCTTCATGAACTTGTTTCTATACTCAAGAGGCATCTGATGACTGATAAAAGCATAATGTCTGCAGTTCTGTTTGGCAGTGTTGCCATCGGTAGAGAACGCAAAGACAGCGACGTTGATCTGCTTGTCATTTCCAATGACTTTGAGGCTGCAAGCTCCATTGTGTCGAAGGCTGGAGACGAAATTTCATTGGTTTTCAACAGCCGCCTTTCGCCTATAATAATGAATGGAACGGAACTGACAAGCAAGAAAAACGACCGGCTGATAAATTCGATTCTTAATAGTTATGTTGTCGTTGCAGGCAGGGACCTAAAGGAGATGATCATTGAAAACAAATGA